A genomic stretch from Candidatus Methanomassiliicoccus intestinalis Issoire-Mx1 includes:
- a CDS encoding SDR family NAD(P)-dependent oxidoreductase, with translation MGLAIARKLKSMGMNVVVFDIQNPPDGFEFYCVDIRDDTQIKEALLQISNVYILVNNAKVYFEKYLEDTTNDDIDKMVDINKMYSFKIRLFFFNVRISSSLAYIHLIMPIRNIYKCRLKTHKCHEK, from the coding sequence TGGGAATGAATGTGGTCGTATTTGATATTCAAAATCCGCCTGATGGTTTTGAGTTTTATTGTGTAGATATTCGGGATGATACACAGATAAAAGAGGCATTGTTGCAAATTTCCAATGTATATATTCTCGTAAATAATGCCAAGGTGTATTTTGAAAAGTATTTGGAAGATACAACGAACGACGATATAGACAAGATGGTTGATATTAATAAGATGTATTCTTTCAAAATCAGGCTATTTTTCTTTAATGTGAGAATCTCATCCTCATTAGCATATATACATTTAATCATGCCAATCCGTAATATTTACAAGTGTAGATTAAAGACGCACAAATGCCATGAAAAATAA